A single region of the Solidesulfovibrio fructosivorans JJ] genome encodes:
- a CDS encoding SH3 domain-containing protein, producing the protein MKTRIFGFLFGVAVFAFALAATAQAQSMQQAPAMSSQQQAILAETWTLTPQRSAHAGFTGLPLRNCEGLSCGVLAKMPIGTQVDVLLDDREGWALVHVPTLNMYGWVNTNNIFQ; encoded by the coding sequence ATGAAAACGCGCATCTTCGGTTTTCTGTTCGGGGTTGCCGTGTTCGCTTTCGCCCTGGCCGCGACCGCCCAGGCCCAATCCATGCAACAGGCCCCGGCCATGTCTTCGCAACAGCAGGCCATCCTGGCCGAGACCTGGACCCTGACCCCGCAACGCTCGGCCCACGCCGGCTTCACCGGGCTGCCGCTTCGCAACTGCGAGGGCCTCTCCTGCGGCGTGCTGGCCAAGATGCCCATCGGCACCCAGGTCGACGTCCTGCTGGACGACCGTGAGGGCTGGGCCCTGGTGCATGTGCCGACCCTGAACATGTACGGCTGGGTCAACACCAACAACATCTTCCAATAA
- a CDS encoding PAS domain-containing protein: protein MWRNRLLRAETVRREEAERALRAQHDLLETVFDATSDAILVLDQDFRVLTANRTAAARFDRDVASMRGRVILDLTEPAVAAARRRHYTEAMTTGRTVRFRDIRGGRTYDSVLYRLPGVADAPVRLAIYARDVTEELEAEAMLRESRERLDKIFHLTPAVIAITTQADARYIDINKTFTDMTGYTREDVIGRSNRSLDIWLDPKDRERVARTIKRKGIVRNMELRVRFKDGRKATGLLSCIPLDAYGEPCLLGVMMDITERKDMERELRQAKEAAETASKAKTRFLSVMSHEVRTPMNTILGMVDVLRDSGLTGPQSEYLAALEQAAESLLTLLEDVLTISRLDSGTLQLQTRPYVPADLARQAGEACAPRAEAKGLAFTVAVAPDVPSEACGDPEKICQVLDHLLDNAVKFTATGEVRLELARSLEGTGREVLRYSVIDTGVGIPPDKRQAVFMPFTLLDASTTRSQGGAGLGLALCALLATSMSGRVVLRGGPEGGSAFHFLLPVDTDASSREADAAPDDEARAWTSAPVTDYPAK from the coding sequence TTGTGGCGCAACCGCCTTCTGCGGGCCGAAACCGTCCGCCGCGAAGAAGCCGAACGCGCCCTGCGCGCCCAGCACGACCTGCTCGAAACGGTCTTCGACGCCACAAGCGACGCCATCCTGGTCCTTGACCAGGATTTCCGGGTGCTCACGGCCAACCGCACCGCGGCGGCGCGGTTCGACCGCGACGTCGCCTCCATGCGCGGCCGGGTCATCCTGGACCTGACCGAACCCGCCGTCGCCGCTGCCCGCCGGCGGCACTACACGGAGGCCATGACCACGGGCCGCACCGTCCGCTTCCGGGATATCCGGGGCGGGCGCACCTACGACAGCGTCCTGTACCGCCTGCCGGGCGTGGCCGACGCCCCGGTCCGGCTGGCCATCTACGCCAGGGACGTGACCGAGGAGCTCGAAGCCGAAGCCATGCTGCGGGAAAGCCGCGAGCGGCTGGACAAGATCTTCCACCTCACCCCCGCCGTCATCGCCATCACCACCCAGGCGGACGCGCGCTACATCGACATCAACAAGACCTTCACCGACATGACCGGCTACACCCGGGAGGATGTCATCGGCCGCAGCAACAGATCCCTGGACATCTGGCTGGACCCGAAAGACCGGGAACGGGTGGCCAGGACCATCAAACGCAAGGGCATCGTCCGCAACATGGAGTTGCGGGTGCGGTTCAAGGACGGACGCAAGGCCACCGGCCTGCTCTCCTGCATCCCCCTCGACGCCTACGGCGAGCCCTGCCTCCTCGGCGTCATGATGGACATCACCGAACGCAAGGACATGGAGCGCGAGCTGCGCCAGGCCAAGGAGGCGGCCGAGACGGCGAGCAAAGCCAAAACGCGGTTCCTCTCCGTCATGAGCCACGAGGTCCGCACGCCCATGAACACCATCCTCGGCATGGTGGACGTGCTGCGCGACAGCGGGCTCACCGGCCCGCAGTCCGAATATCTGGCCGCTCTCGAGCAGGCCGCCGAATCGCTTCTGACCCTGCTCGAGGATGTCCTGACCATTTCGCGCCTGGACTCCGGCACCCTGCAATTGCAAACTAGGCCTTACGTCCCGGCCGACCTGGCCCGGCAGGCCGGCGAGGCCTGCGCCCCCCGGGCCGAGGCCAAGGGATTGGCCTTCACCGTGGCCGTCGCACCGGACGTGCCGTCCGAGGCCTGCGGCGATCCCGAAAAAATCTGCCAAGTGCTCGACCATCTCCTCGACAACGCCGTCAAATTCACGGCCACGGGGGAGGTCCGCCTGGAGCTCGCCCGCTCGCTGGAGGGCACTGGCCGGGAGGTCTTGCGCTACAGCGTCATCGACACCGGAGTGGGCATCCCGCCGGACAAACGGCAGGCCGTTTTCATGCCCTTCACCCTGCTCGACGCCTCGACCACGCGGAGCCAGGGCGGCGCCGGGCTGGGACTCGCGCTGTGCGCCTTGCTGGCCACGAGCATGAGCGGCCGCGTGGTCCTGCGCGGCGGGCCGGAGGGAGGCAGCGCCTTCCATTTCCTCCTGCCCGTGGACACCGACGCTTCGTCCCGGGAAGCGGATGCCGCCCCGGACGACGAGGCCCGGGCATGGACAAGCGCGCCCGTTACGGACTACCCTGCAAAATAA
- a CDS encoding glutamine--tRNA ligase/YqeY domain fusion protein has product MTARDAEAKDAAGAAPARDFIRQIIDEDMRTGKWAGRVHTRFPPEPNGYLHIGHAKSICLNFGLAKEFSGQCNLRFDDTNPAKEEVEYVDSIKADVHWLGFDWEDRLFYASDYFDRLYAFAEMLIEKGLAYVDDLSQEEIRAYRGTLTEPGKDSPYRGRTPEENLGLFRRMRAGEFPDGAKVLRAKIDMQSPNVVLRDPVLYRIKHVAHHRTGDKWCIYPMYDYTHCISDALEGVTHSLCSLEFENNRPLYDWVLDNLPVPQHPQQIEFARLNLSYTVLSKRKLIQLVTEKHVTGWDDPRLPTLSGIRRRGYTPEAIRDFCERIGISKADNMVDMALLEHCLREDLNRRAKRVMAVLRPLKVVIENYPEGQVETFDCPYHPEDPSQGSRPVPFSREIYVERDDFMETPAKKWFRLAPGAEVRLRYAYYVTCTGVIKDPATGEVVELRCAYDPATRGGWSNDGRKVKGTLHWVSAAHAKPAEVRLYDRLFTKENPSEGKGDFKDWLNSDSLEVIEDALIEPALAGVTAGENIQFERLGYFCADKDGTPQKPVFNRSVALRDSWAKAAGR; this is encoded by the coding sequence ATGACCGCACGCGACGCGGAAGCCAAGGACGCCGCCGGGGCCGCCCCGGCCCGGGATTTCATCCGCCAGATCATCGACGAGGACATGCGCACCGGCAAATGGGCCGGCCGCGTCCATACCCGCTTTCCGCCGGAGCCCAACGGCTACCTGCACATCGGCCACGCCAAGTCCATCTGCCTGAATTTCGGCTTGGCCAAGGAATTCTCCGGCCAGTGCAACCTGCGCTTCGACGACACCAATCCGGCCAAGGAAGAGGTGGAATACGTCGACTCGATCAAAGCGGACGTGCATTGGCTCGGCTTCGACTGGGAAGACCGGCTGTTCTATGCCTCGGACTACTTCGACCGGCTCTACGCCTTTGCCGAAATGCTGATCGAAAAGGGCCTGGCCTACGTCGACGACCTGTCCCAGGAGGAGATCCGGGCCTACCGGGGCACCCTGACCGAGCCGGGCAAGGACAGCCCGTATCGCGGCCGCACGCCCGAGGAGAACCTCGGCCTGTTCCGCCGCATGCGCGCCGGCGAATTTCCGGACGGGGCCAAGGTGCTGCGGGCGAAAATCGACATGCAAAGCCCCAACGTGGTCCTGCGCGACCCGGTGCTTTACCGCATCAAGCACGTCGCCCACCACCGCACCGGCGACAAGTGGTGCATCTACCCGATGTACGACTACACCCACTGCATTTCCGACGCCCTGGAAGGGGTGACCCATTCCCTGTGCTCGCTGGAGTTCGAGAACAACCGGCCGCTTTACGATTGGGTCCTCGACAACCTGCCCGTGCCCCAGCATCCCCAGCAGATCGAATTCGCGCGCTTAAACCTTTCCTATACGGTCTTAAGCAAGCGCAAACTCATCCAGCTGGTGACGGAAAAGCACGTGACCGGCTGGGACGACCCCCGCCTGCCCACCTTAAGCGGCATCCGCCGCCGGGGCTACACCCCGGAGGCCATCCGCGACTTCTGCGAGCGCATCGGCATCTCCAAGGCCGACAACATGGTGGACATGGCCCTGTTGGAGCACTGCCTGCGCGAGGATTTGAACCGCCGGGCCAAACGGGTCATGGCGGTGCTGCGGCCGCTCAAGGTCGTCATCGAGAACTATCCCGAGGGCCAGGTGGAAACCTTCGACTGCCCCTACCACCCCGAGGACCCGTCCCAGGGTTCGCGGCCGGTGCCGTTTTCCCGGGAAATATACGTCGAGCGCGACGACTTCATGGAGACCCCGGCCAAGAAATGGTTCCGTCTGGCCCCCGGGGCCGAGGTGCGGCTGCGCTACGCCTACTATGTCACCTGCACCGGCGTCATAAAGGACCCGGCCACGGGCGAGGTCGTCGAATTGCGTTGCGCCTACGATCCGGCCACGCGCGGCGGCTGGTCCAACGACGGACGCAAGGTCAAGGGCACGCTGCACTGGGTGTCCGCCGCCCATGCCAAGCCGGCCGAGGTGCGCCTCTACGACCGCCTGTTCACCAAGGAAAATCCGTCCGAGGGCAAGGGCGACTTCAAGGACTGGCTCAATTCCGATTCCCTGGAAGTGATCGAGGACGCCCTGATCGAGCCGGCGCTGGCCGGCGTTACGGCCGGGGAGAACATCCAGTTCGAGCGGCTGGGCTATTTCTGCGCCGACAAGGACGGCACGCCGCAAAAACCGGTCTTCAACCGCTCGGTGGCGCTTCGGGACTCCTGGGCCAAGGCGGCCGGCCGGTAG
- a CDS encoding Nif11-like leader peptide family natural product precursor has translation MSLQSAKEFVSRLHEDQDFRWALGECKNKWERRRFVILNGYSFSPAELVCATSPGGHASEDRTAVIERVRRQHGHSAYAFM, from the coding sequence ATGTCACTGCAAAGCGCCAAGGAATTCGTCAGCCGGCTCCATGAGGACCAGGATTTTCGCTGGGCTCTTGGGGAATGCAAAAACAAATGGGAGCGCCGCCGCTTCGTCATCCTCAACGGCTACAGCTTTTCGCCGGCCGAACTCGTCTGCGCCACCAGCCCCGGCGGGCACGCCTCCGAGGACCGCACGGCCGTGATCGAGCGGGTGCGCCGCCAGCACGGACACAGCGCCTACGCCTTCATGTAG